In one window of Arachis ipaensis cultivar K30076 chromosome B06, Araip1.1, whole genome shotgun sequence DNA:
- the LOC107646682 gene encoding uncharacterized protein LOC107646682: MADTPSDLMSGGNHGSHENQELSAGELRNLARILSQLSSLQPQSAKSSTNLLADPASVYFLHPGENPGVSIVPIVLNAKNYNSWSRAMKLALKSKNKIGFVDGTIVKPDKNDPAYIAWDKCNTYVVSWLNLSLSAEIAHSVVWNETAVDLWLDLKHRYYHGDRYRVAELEEELYAMKQGNLSITNYFTKFKAIWEDIDSFKPVPQCKECYEKCDCGLGTMRDYRDETYAVRFLRGLNEQYGTVRSQIMLMKPLPDINEIFSLLIQQERQFNGSDLETQNFTALANSIHNFNNNSSSVSRGRGRGTRGGRGGRGGRNSAPKICSYYHKAGHLVDTCYHKHGFSPHLQRQKWPRETSNGAMANHVVAGIEESSTNNIKQDKEADGQSQFNQSLRDALITFLRQECA; this comes from the coding sequence ATGGCCGACACTCCTTCCGACCTAATGTCTGGGGGAAATCACGGGTCACATGAGAACCAGGAGCTTTCAGCTGGTGAGCTTCGAAATCTAGCTCGCATTCTAAGCCAACTCTCGAGTTTGCAGCCACAGAGCGCGAAATCGAGTACCAATCTGCTTGCGGATCCAGCAAGTGTTTACTTCCTACATCCAGGTGAGAATCCTGGAGTTTCTATTGTCCCAATTGTGCTGAATGCTAAGAACTACAATTCCTGGTCAAGAGCTATGAAATTAGCGCTGAAATCAAAGAATAAGATAGGCTTTGTTGATGGAACCATTGTGAAACCAGATAAAAATGATCCTGCATATATAGCATGGGATAAATGTAATACTTATGTTGTTTCTTGGTTAAATCTATCATTGAGTGCTGAGATTGCACATAGTGTTGTTTGGAATGAAACTGCTGTAGATTTGTGGCTTGATTTGAAGCATAGGTATTATCATGGAGACAGATACAGGGTTGCTGAATTAGAAGAAGAGTTGTATGCTATGAAACAAGGGAATCTAAGCATAACAAATTATTTTACCAAGTTTAAGGCTATTTGGGAAGACATTGACAGTTTCAAACCAGTTCCACAATGCAAGGAATGCTATGAAAAATGTGACTGTGGCTTAGGAACCATGAGAGATTATCGAGATGAAACTTATGCAGTGAGATTTTTAAGAGGATTGAATGAACAGTATGGGACTGTGAGATCCCAAATCATGCTGATGAAGCCTCTTCCAGACATCAATGAAATTTTTTCTTTACTTATTCAGCAAGAGAGACAGTTTAATGGATCAGATTTGGAGACTCAGAACTTTACAGCTTTGGccaattcaattcataatttcaacaataattcaagCAGTGTTTCTAGAGGAAGAGGACGAGGAACCCGTGGAGGTAGAggtggaagaggaggaagaaattCAGCACCTAAGATCTGTTCTTATTATCACAAGGCAGGGCATCTTGTGGATACTTGTTACCACAAACATGGATTTTCACCTCATCTACAGAGGCAGAAATGGCCACGAGAGACTAGCAACGGAGCTATGGCTAATCATGTTGTTGCTGGAATTGAAGAGAGCAGTACCAACAATATCAAGCAGGACAAGGAAGCTGATGGTCAATCCCAATTCAATCAGAGTTTGAGAGATGCACTGATTACCTTTCTTCGGCAGGAGTGTGCATAG
- the LOC107646197 gene encoding casein kinase 1-like protein 9 yields the protein MDHVIAGKFKLGRKIGSGSFGELYIAVNVQTGEEVAVKLESVKTKHPQLHYESKLYMLLQGGTGIPHLKWFGVEGDYNIMAIDLLGPSLEDLFNYCNRKFTLKTVLMLADQLLNRVEYMHSRGFLHRDIKPDNFLMGLGRKANQVYIIDYGLAKKYRDLQTHRHIPYRENKNLTGTARYASVNTHLGIEQSRRDDLESLGYVLMYFLRGSLPWQGLKAGTKKQKYDKISEKKISTSIESLCKNYPSEFVSYFHYCRALRFEDKPDYSYLKRLFRDLFIREGYQFDYVFDWTILKYPQIGGSSRGGRHGNVTATNANGKAAMNVGPSVQKPEKISAGKEVRERFTGGVEGFSRRNPSPRAEHTKHRTYEDTGVQKELHHDQEKGRSSSRYGSTSRKAIISSTRPSSSGDHTDVRTGRLTSVASRPSTTQRAQPVFENKQATFTRTGSTRGTRDDPLRSFELLTIRK from the exons ATGGATCATGTCATTGCTGGGAAGTTCAAACTTGGGAGGAAAATTGGGAGTGGTTCTTTTGGGGAGCTTTATATAG CTGTTAATGTACAAACTGGGGAGGAGGTTGCAGTCAAGCTG GAATCTGTGAAGACAAAGCATCCACAGCTTCATTATGAATCAAAATTATATATGCTTCTTCAAGGAGGGA CTGGGATTCCCCACCTAAAATGGTTTGGAGTTGAAGGAGACTACAACATTATGGCTATTGACCTTCTTGGACCAAGTTTGGAAGATTTATTCAATTATTGCAACAGGAAGTTTACACTGAAGACAGTGTTAATGCTTGCTGATCAATTA CTTAATAGGGTTGAATATATGCATTCAAGGGGCTTCCTTCACCGTGACATAAAGCCAGACAATTTTCTAATGGGTCTGGGACGTAAAGCAAACCAG GTATACATCATTGACTATGGCCTTGCAAAAAAATACAGGGATCTCCAGACTCATAGGCACATACCATACAG GGAGAACAAGAACCTCACAGGTACAGCTCGATATGCTAGTGTCAACACTCATCTCGGAATTG AGCAAAGCAGAAGGGATGATCTGGAATCTCTTGGTTATGTACTCATGTACTTCTTGAGAGGAAG TCTTCCTTGGCAAGGTCTGAAGGCTGGcaccaaaaaacaaaaatatgatAAAATCAGTGAGAAGAAGATATCAACTTCCATAGAG TCACTCTGCAAAAACTACCCCTCAGAGTTTGTATCGTATTTCCACTACTGCCGAGCACTGCGGTTTGAGGATAAGCCAGACTATTCGTACTTAAAGAGgctttttagagatttatttataAGAGAAG GCTATCAATTCGACTATGTTTTTGACTGGACCATATTGAAATATCCACAAATTGGTGGCAGCTCTAGAGGAGGGCGG CATGGCAATGTCACTGCCACCAATGCCAATGGCAAGGCTGCGATGAATGTGGGACCATCTGTTCAAAAGCCAGAAAAGATCTCAG CTGGGAAAGAGGTTCGCGAGAGATTCACTGGTGGTGTTGAAGGTTTCTCCCGGAGGAACCCTAGTCCTCGCGCTGAGCACACTAAACATAGGACTTATGAAGACACAGGAGTACAAAAGGAGTTG CATCATGATCAAGAGAAAGGACGCAGTTCCTCTCGATATGGCAGTACTTCAAGAAAAGCCATTATCTCATCAACCCGGCCAAGTTCCTCGGGTGACCATACTGACGTTCGTACTGGCCGGCTGACCTCAGTGGCTAGCCGTCCATCTACTACACAGAGAGCTCAGCCTGTGTTTGAGAACAAACAAGCAACTTTCACACGCACCGGATCTACACGAGGTACACGTGACGATCCTCTGCGAAGCTTTGAGCTTCTCACTATCAGGAAGTAA
- the LOC107646198 gene encoding vacuolar protein sorting-associated protein 2 homolog 3, translating to MNIFSKKPTAKEALRESKREMTTATRGIEREIGALQLEEKKLLAEIKRTAKTGNEAATKVLARQLVRLRQQIANLQGSRAQMRGIATHTQAMHAHSSVAAGMQGASKAMAAMNKQMAPAKQAKVIQDFQRQSAQMDMTTEMMSDTIDDALDNDEAEEETEDLTNQVLDEIGVDVASQLSAAPKGRVRTKNTENVSSSGIDDLEKRLAALRNP from the exons ATGAACATCTTCTCCAAGAAACCCACTGCTAAAG AGGCTCTTCGCGAGAGTAAACGCGAAATGACAACTGCTACCAGAG GTATAGAGAGGGAAATTGGAGCATTACAATTGGAA GAAAAGAAGCTTCTTGCTGAGATAAAGAGAACTGCTAAGACGGGAAACGAG GCTGCAACTAAAGTTCTTGCTCGACAGTTGGTAAGGCTTAGGCAGCAGATTGCTAACCTTCAAGGTAGTCGAGCTCAGATGAGAGGCATAGCAACTCACACACAG GCTATGCATGCCCATTCTTCTGTTGCTGCTGGTATGCAAGGAGCTAGTAAGGCAATGGCAGCTATGAATAAG CAAATGGCACCAGCCAAGCAAGCCAAAGTTATACAAGACTTCCAGAGACAATCAGCGCAGATGGATATGACT ACTGAGATGATGTCTGATACCATAGATGATGCATTGGATAATGATGAAGCCGAAGAGGAGACTGAAGATTTGACAAACCAG GTCCTTGACGAAATTGGAGTGGATGTTGCATCACAG TTATCAGCAGCTCCCAAAGGGAGAGTCCGAACAAAGAACACAGAAAATGTCAGCAG CTCGGGCATCGATGACCTTGAGAAGCGTTTGGCAGCTCTTAGAAACCCATAA